AAACCTTGCAGCAGGCGAACCAGCAGCAGGCGCTGGCCCCGGCCAACCACCCGCAACTGCTGCGCCTGCGCCGCATCGCCGCGCGCATCATCCCGTTTACCGCCGACTGGAACCCGCGCGCCAAAGACTGGCAGTGGCAGGTGAACCTGATCGGCAGCAACCAGATCAACGCCTGGTGCATGCCCGGCGGCAAGATCGCCTTCTACACCGGCATTCTGGACACGCTCAAGCTCACCGACGACGAAGTGGCTGCCGTGATGGGTCATGAGATCGCCCACGCCCTGCGCGAACACGCCCGCGAGCGCATGGGCAAGTCGGTGGCCACGAACCTGGGGGCTAATTTACTGAGCCAGTGGCTGGGTGCCGGGCAACTGGGCAACACGGTGATCGGCGGCGGGGCGCAGCTGCTGAGCCTGCAGTTCAGCCGCTCGGACGAAAGCGAGGCCGATCTGGTCGGTCTGGAGCTGGCCGCCCGCGCCGGTTTCGACCCGCGCGCAGGCATCA
This sequence is a window from Rhodoferax sp. WC2427. Protein-coding genes within it:
- a CDS encoding M48 family metallopeptidase: MDAERGWAQVLLAAALLAAPLAWARDGVEVGGNSAFSKLVPAESVEQTARAQYQQTLQQANQQQALAPANHPQLLRLRRIAARIIPFTADWNPRAKDWQWQVNLIGSNQINAWCMPGGKIAFYTGILDTLKLTDDEVAAVMGHEIAHALREHARERMGKSVATNLGANLLSQWLGAGQLGNTVIGGGAQLLSLQFSRSDESEADLVGLELAARAGFDPRAGITLWQKMAAQNKGAPPQWLSTHPAGSTRIAEMQKNLPRVLPLYEQAKKS